TCTCAAGGTCATCGGCGGAGACAAATATCCTCGGCCCGAAGTCAAGAAAATCAACGGGGCTGTCCGATTCGTGCACAACCACATCAACAATACGGAGTTCCTCCTTGCCGACTGCAAGGACATCTCCGAGCTGCAGCCCCAGCCTTTTCAAGACATCATCGGCCACCACAACCGTTCCACTCTGCAGAACCGCCGACAAAGGCTCCCCTGAAGCGAGGACAATGCTGCCATAGAGGGGGAAATTGCGCTCGACCGCCTTTATTTTAGCAAAGAGGGTGCTTTCCTGAACCGGACTCCTTACCACCGAGTAAAACTCATGAATTCTGGTCGCAGTGACCTTTTTCTCCTGTTCGAGTCGCTGAATTTCCGAGAGAAGAGGCGCGCCAAAGGGATAATGGGAGTGCACTATTATATCACCGCCATGAAGCTCCCTGGCATCCTGGAACAGGGTACGGTTCACCCCGCCCCTGAAGCTGTTCAGCGCCGCGATTGTGGTCAGCGACAGAGCGACACAGAGAATAAAGAGGAGGCCGTGCCGCCAGCCGTGCACCAGTTCCCGCCAAAAAAATTGTTTATGCAGAATTCCTTTTCTGATCATTTTCCCAGCTTACCGTCATGCAGGGAGATTACCCGCCCGGCCAGGGATGCAATTTCGGTGCTGTGAGTAGCCATGATAAGCGTGGTATTCCATTCCTGCTGCATCTCCAGAAGCAGTTCCACAATCTCATCACTGTTTTTTGAATCGAGATTTCCCGTGGGCTCATCGGCAAAGACAATCTCGGGAGTGTTGATAAGGGCGCGACACAATGCGACCCGCTGTTTTTCCCCGCCGGAGAGCTGTTCGGGAAAATTAGTGCGCCTCTGGTGGAGTCCGACCCGTTCGAGAAGACGGGCGGCTTTGACCCCGGCTTCCGGATCTCCACATAGTTCGGCGGGAAACATCACATTTTCGTAGGCATTAAGTGATGGTATGAGGTGGAAGGCCTGAAAGACGAATCCCGTCTTTCTGTTCCTGATTTCGGCGAGTTGATCCTCATCCAGCGGCGTGATGTCCCTGCCGTCAAGGATGATGCTGCCGGAACTGGGCTTGTCAAGGCCGGAGAGGATGTGCAACAGTGTGGTCTTGCCGCTGCCGCTGCTGCCGGAGATAACCACAAACTCACCTGCCTCCACCTTCAGGGAAATATGGTCGAGGATAACGATTTCTCTCTCCCCTATTGTATAGGTCTTGGTTATGTCGCGTGACTCCAGAATTGCCATGATTTTTCTTCACCCTTTATGTATTTATCATATGTATCCAACCAATTTCACTACCGTAAGCATATTTTATAAAAATACGACATCCTGTAAGATGGAATCCGTGCACGAGATGCTGAAAATCGGCGGGGAGATGATGTGCGGCTGCAGCCCTCAGCGAGGGAAAACTGGCTGTTGTCAATTCATGGTAATTCCCGCAGCGCAACCGGGAGGATAGGCTGCGGGAACATCAACTCAGGGCAGTTTTTTCTGCAGGTTATCTGCCAAAGTATTCAAGAACTGCTCGGTGTTAAGATAATGTGCGGGTTTCAGCTTCGCACCATGAATACAGAGAGCCAGATCCTTGGTCATGCTGCCGCTTTCCACGGTTTCGATGCACACCTGCTCCAGGGCCTCACAGAAGTGTATCAAATCACTGTTGTCATCGAGCTTTCCCCGAAAAGCAAGTCCTCTGCTCCAGGCGAAAATAGAGGCGATGGGATTGGTTGAGGTGGGGTTGCCCTTCTGGTATTCCCGGAAATGCCGGGTCACGGTGCCATGGGCAGCCTCTGCCTCCATGGTTTTTCCATCGGGAGTGATCAGCGTCGAGGTCATCAGTCCAAGCGACCCGAAGCCCTGAGCCAAGGTGTCCGACTGCACATCTCCGTCATAATTTTTGCAGGCCCAGACAAAACCGCCTTCCCATTTCAAGGCGGCCGCCACCATATCGTCGATCAGGCGATGCTCATAGCCGATGCCCAGTGTTTCCATGCGCTCCCGGTAATGCTTCTGGTACACTTCTTCAAAAATGTCCTTGAACCTGCCGTCATATTTCTTCAGAATAGTATTTTTGGTGGAGAGGTACAGCGGCCACTGCTTGTCAATGGCCTTGTTGAAGCAGGAATGAGCGAAGCCATAAATCGATTCGTCGGTATTATACATGGACATAGCCACCCCGCCTCCCTCAAACTGAAAAACGTCATACTGCTCCGGCTCACCTCCGTCTTCCGGAGTGAAGGTCATGGTCAGCCGGCCCTTTCCCCTGACCACGATATCGGTTGCTTTATACTGATCGCCGAAGGCATGCCGGCCGATGCAGATAGTTTTCTTCCAGGTGGTAACCAGGCGGGGGATATTCTCTATGAGGATGGGCTCCCGGAAGACGGTGCCGCCCAGAATATTCCGGATGGTGCCGTTGGGGGATCGCCACATCTGCTTCAAGCCGAATTCCTCAACACGTTCTTCATCGGGAGTAATGGTGGCGCACTTGATGCCGACGCCATGCTTTTTGATGGCATTGGCCGCATCTACGGTGATTTGGTCATCGGTTTCATCTCGCGCTTGGATACTTAAATCATAATACTCGATGGGAAGGTCCAGATAGGGAAAGATCAGTTTCTTTTTTATTTCGCTCCAGATGATACGCGTCATTTCATCGCCATCCAGCTCTACAACGGGGTTGATTACTTTGATTTTATTCATTATTTCGTCTTCTATTGAGATTGAAGTAGGTATCCGATTTTCAGGAAGATAATCATTGAGGGCGAAGATTACAGCCCGGCTAAAACATTTCAGGTTTCAAAACTGATAGAATACCACCATAGCCTTCGATTTTTATAGGTTTTCCAGCAAGTACCGGTTTCTAAACCAGAGAGACCAAGGAGCCTGTCAATATCACTCTCAGAGGAAAACATCTCCAAACAGACTGCTTTTCAGTATCAGATCGGCCTGGGTAATCATGCCCACTAGTTTGCCCGACTCCTCCACCGGCATACGCCGGACCCCGACACGGTTCATCAGCCTGGCAACGTATCGAATGTCCATTTCGGCGGGCGTGGTAATCAGCGGTTTCGCCATGATCTCATAGACATTGACAATATCTGCCTTCTTGCCTTCGATAAGCACTCCTCTGATGATATCCTGGGAAACAATAAGCCCCCATGCATCATCCGGACCACGTTTCTGCACAATCAGACTTGTCGTCTTTTCCTTTCTCATCATCTGCGCCGCTTCCGAGACGGTAGCCATGCCATCTATATAATGGATCGTGGTATTCATTATATCCCTGGCCCTTACTATTCGCGTTCCACTTGCTGTCATCATCTCCCCCTTTTAATGGCGATAGATATAATAAATAATTAATACTTTGACGATCTTGATAAGATCAACATTAACAACCTATCTTGGTTTCAACGTTTTTTCCATTGATTTTTGAGCCTTCTCAGGCACGTCAAACAATTAACTTCCATGACCCATCATGTTCAATTCTGAACATAGAAAAAATATTCTAGATTTTAAATTGGATAAGGTGCTGTAATACTAGCTATAATATGCAATTTTTCAAGCGTTATTGCGAAATAAATTTAATAACAATTTAAGAAAATACTTGTACTAGGGGGCTATATCGCATATATGGTAATTTAGAAATAAGCTAAATACTACACAAGTTTCTTATTCGACGAAACATGAACAATTTTTTTTAGGAGAATGTCATGAAAACCAAAGAAATTGCCAAAATCGCAAGTGTATTCTTTTTCATTGGTCTGTTTTCAACGATGGCGGTTGCCGGTGACGATGCAGATCCACGTAAGGGTAAGTACCTCTGGAAGAAAAACTGCCAAACCTGTCACATCGAAGGTGAGGAAGGCGGCAAGCTCTCACCGAGCACGAAAACCCAGCAGCAGTGGAACAGTTTTTTCGAGAGCGATCATGCCGGTCAAGCCCAGGAAAGATGCATGAAGTATTCCGAGAATGATCTCCATGATATCCAGCACTATATGTACGATCACGCTTTAGACTCAGATCAGCCTGAGACCTGTAGTTAAAGGGAGTCCCGCTGTAGAACTACGAGGTGCTGGTGAAGGCCAGCCCTGCGAAACCGGGATTTGACGACCTACAGTTTGGATTAATCCCAAATATTTAGAATATTTATCAATAGTAATAATCTCGTGAAAAGTTGCCACGAAGCTTTTAGATGGCTGGATAAAAAGTTCGATATATAAGATCGGGCTTTCTCGAAGTCGGAGTTTATGCCCGTACGGGTGCTTATCGCGACGCCATCAATACTATTCGGAGTGAATGTTTTGACTATCGCATTTTCCAAAAAATTAAGCAGAAGAAACTTCCTTCTCGCTTCGAGCTGTGCCATAGGCGCCGGTTCCGTTGCCATGATGGGAAGCCGTTATAGGGCATTGGCCGCATCAAAACATGTGTTCGAGCTCGATGATCTCGCCAATCGCGATGTTTTTACCAGTTGCGGCATGTGTGTCAATAAGTGCGGAGTGATTGCCAGGGTGCGCAATGGCGTCATTGAAAAACTTGACCCAAATCCTCACTTCCTGAAAAGCAGGGGGATGCTGTGTGCCAGAGGCAATGCCGGGCTTGATACGGTGTACAGTCCTGATCGCATAAAATATCCAATGATCAGAACCGGTGAGCGCGGCGACGGCAAGTTCCGTCAGGCCAGCTGGGAGGAAGCCCTTGACCTGGTGGCAAAAAATCTACAGGACCTTGCAGAGAAATACACCAGGGCCGGCACGGTTTTTGTGTCAACAGAGGGCTATCAGGAGCATTTCTTTACCACTTTTGCCGAATGCTACGGCTCACCCAATACACTTCGGCACCCATCGCTCTGCCTCGCTTCCAACATCCAGGGGTTCGGGGCAACCTACGGAACCAATCCGACCCCGGATGTGCTGAACGCCGACTATCTTATCATGTCGGGAGCAAATCGCAGTGAAGCGCTCATCACCCCCGACTCCATAGATATGCTGACAGGTGAAGGTGGAAAAAGAAAGGTGGTGTACCTTGATCCGCGTTTCACCAAGACGGCTGCCAAGGCCACAGAGTGGTTTCCAATCAGAGCAGGCAGCGATATGGCCTTTATTCTAGCCATGACCAATGTCATTGTCACAGAAGGTTTATACGCCAAACAGTTCGTTGCCGACATGACCATTGGTTTTGATGAACTGAAGACTCACATCGAACAATATACTCCAGAGTGGGCAGAAGCCGAATGCGATATCCCGGCCGCTGATATACGCCGCATTGCCAGAGAATTTGCGGCGGCGGCACCACGGGCGGTGTATTACCAGGGACGACGCAGTTCCTTCTTTGATAATGACACTCAGATGCGCAGAGCCATGGCGATACTCAATGGTGTCATCGGCAACTGGGATCAGCCAGGCGGAATGGTGCCCAATAGCAGCATCGTTCTGGAAAGGCATGACTATCTGGCTCCCTGGTACGATGGTGTCCCTCCTCGCCTCGACAGCGGCAGTGCCTCGTACCTCTCGGAAAAAGACGGTTCATGGAAGTACTTTCGTGATCGCGTTATTGAAGGAAAACCGTATCCCGTCAAAGGGATGATGATATACAAGCAGAACCCGCTGGTCTCTGTGGCCAACCGGCAGAAGACCCTGGAAATGATGGAGCAGATGGAATTCATCTGCACCATCGATATCACCATGAATGATACGGCTTACTATTCAGACGTTATCCTGCCGGAAGCCACCTACCTTGAGCGGCTTGATCCGATAGAGTCTCTCGGCGGCATCCTGCCGGTGGTAACTACCCGGGAACCGTGTATAAAACCAATGTATGAGTCTAAACCGAATCTCTGGATAATACAGCAGCTTTCCAAACGGCTCGATGATGAAATCTATGCCTCATTTGATTTCACCATGGAGGAGTATCGTCATCATCAGTTGAGAAATAGACCTGATATCACCAAGGCCCTGAAAGAAAAAGGTGTCTTCTATGAGAAGACGACACCAACCTATGGCGATACATACGGTAAGCGCCTGAAAACCAAAAGCGGAAAAATTGAAATCTATTCTGAAAAATATGCCCAAAAAGGCCTCGATCCTCTACCGGTATATTCACGCCCTGCAGATATCCCCGAAGGCAGATACCGCCTGATTTTAGGTCGGAACGCCTATTTGACCCACGGTACCACAGCCAACAATGCCTACCTGCATGATTTGATGCCCGAGAACAGTCTCTGGCTCAACGCCGGAGAAGCGCGCAAACGGGGGCTGCGAAATGGTCAGGTTGTCAAGGTGACAAGCAGCCTGGCCTCAGAGCAGCTCAAACTTTTTGTCACCGAAAAAATACGCCCGGACTGCGTGTTTATGTCACATGGTTTTGGCGTAATCACCTCAGGACAGAGACTCCTGCAAGGTAAGAGCGGCAGTGATGCTGCACTCATAGAAGATAACGTCGAGCCAATTTCTGGAAACATTGCCATGCACCAGACCTTTGTTGAGATACATCCGGCATAGGCTGCAAAGGGAGATATTTAGATGAAAACCAAACGTTTTGCGATGGTGCTTGATAGCAGCAAGTGTATAGATTGCAAGGCTTGTACCGTTGCCTGCAAAATTGAAAACAAGGTTCCAATGGGGCAGGACAACTACCGTAACTGGGTAGCAGAAGGGCCGCTGCGGGGTAAATTTCCAGATCTTGGCCAGTCTTTTCAACCGGGTCAGTGCATGCAGTGTGCAAACACCCCCTGCGATCATGTCTGCCCGACCGGAGCCACCAGAGTCAACCGGGACGGCATCGTTCTTGTCGACGATCATAAATGCATCGGCTGTAAATACTGCATTACCGCCTGCCCTTATAATGCCAGGTACTATAACGAAGTCACAGGTGCTGTCGATAAGTGCACCTTTTGCGTGCAGCGGATCTACAGGGGCAGGCAGCCAGCTTGTGTGGAAACCTGTCCCACCAAAGTACGGGTTTTCGGAGATCTCAACGACCGGAACAGTGAAGTATCGCGGCTGCTGGTAAAACATGCCTACAAGGTTGAGAAGCCGGAGATGGGCACTGATCCTTTCCTTTTCTATATAATTTGAGGTTGATGCGATGAATGCAACGATAGAAAAAACTGTTAAAGAGCACACCTCCGGATTTGCCGGCAGCCGGGCTGCAAATGTTGGTTGGTTTGCCCTGCTCGGTGCTGGTGTCGCTGCCGGGGCTGTCGCTGTCATTTACGTGCTCAGCGTGGGGCATCTTCATGCCTACAACCTGACCAGAGAGGTGCCCTGGGGGATACTTATTTCAACATACGTCTTTTTTGTAGTTTCCAGCACGGGGTTGTGTCTGGTTTCCAGCCTGGGACACGTTTTCGGAATAAAGCAATTTGAAATTATCGGCAAGAGAGCGATTATCCTGGCAATTCTCACACTGCTTATTGGTTTTGGCACAATCGCCATGGAATTGAATCATCCGTTCCGCATGGTTGTCTGGGTGGTGCTCAGTCCCAATCTGAGCTCGCCAATCTGGTGGATGGGTACCCTTTACGGTATTTATCTGGTGCTGCTCTGTATTGAGTTTTATGCACTGATGAAACATCGACATGCCTTGGCTTCCGTAGTGGGGCTTCTAGGCTTTATTGCTGCGGTGACAGCACATTCAAATCTCGGCGCGGTGTTCGGTTTGCTTGAAGCCAGACCGTTCTGGCACGGCTCATTCCTGCCGATTTATTTTATCCTCTCGGCCATGGTGTCGGGCGGAGCATTGTTGGCTATGATTGTTTATTTTAACAATTCCTTCCGCGGCAGGGCAGTACCGTTGAACGAGCAGCGTTTTATGCAGTCGCTGGGAAAGTTGCAGGCGCTTTTGCTTGGCATTCTGATTTTTTTCGTGATCTGGAAGACAATACCCGGCCTATATGGCAAACCACCGGGAAAGTATGAGGCTACCATGGCTCTCTTAACCGGCCCCCTTGCCGTTAATTTCTGGTTTTTTGAGGTTCTTATCGGACTGGCCATTCCTTTTGCCATTTTACTGAATCCAAAGACCAGAACAACTTTTGGGGTGATGTTTGCAGGACTGCTCTCCACTGTTGGTATATTT
This Desulfopila inferna DNA region includes the following protein-coding sequences:
- a CDS encoding molybdopterin-containing oxidoreductase family protein; this encodes MTIAFSKKLSRRNFLLASSCAIGAGSVAMMGSRYRALAASKHVFELDDLANRDVFTSCGMCVNKCGVIARVRNGVIEKLDPNPHFLKSRGMLCARGNAGLDTVYSPDRIKYPMIRTGERGDGKFRQASWEEALDLVAKNLQDLAEKYTRAGTVFVSTEGYQEHFFTTFAECYGSPNTLRHPSLCLASNIQGFGATYGTNPTPDVLNADYLIMSGANRSEALITPDSIDMLTGEGGKRKVVYLDPRFTKTAAKATEWFPIRAGSDMAFILAMTNVIVTEGLYAKQFVADMTIGFDELKTHIEQYTPEWAEAECDIPAADIRRIAREFAAAAPRAVYYQGRRSSFFDNDTQMRRAMAILNGVIGNWDQPGGMVPNSSIVLERHDYLAPWYDGVPPRLDSGSASYLSEKDGSWKYFRDRVIEGKPYPVKGMMIYKQNPLVSVANRQKTLEMMEQMEFICTIDITMNDTAYYSDVILPEATYLERLDPIESLGGILPVVTTREPCIKPMYESKPNLWIIQQLSKRLDDEIYASFDFTMEEYRHHQLRNRPDITKALKEKGVFYEKTTPTYGDTYGKRLKTKSGKIEIYSEKYAQKGLDPLPVYSRPADIPEGRYRLILGRNAYLTHGTTANNAYLHDLMPENSLWLNAGEARKRGLRNGQVVKVTSSLASEQLKLFVTEKIRPDCVFMSHGFGVITSGQRLLQGKSGSDAALIEDNVEPISGNIAMHQTFVEIHPA
- a CDS encoding 4Fe-4S dicluster domain-containing protein, with the translated sequence MKTKRFAMVLDSSKCIDCKACTVACKIENKVPMGQDNYRNWVAEGPLRGKFPDLGQSFQPGQCMQCANTPCDHVCPTGATRVNRDGIVLVDDHKCIGCKYCITACPYNARYYNEVTGAVDKCTFCVQRIYRGRQPACVETCPTKVRVFGDLNDRNSEVSRLLVKHAYKVEKPEMGTDPFLFYII
- a CDS encoding ABC transporter ATP-binding protein codes for the protein MAILESRDITKTYTIGEREIVILDHISLKVEAGEFVVISGSSGSGKTTLLHILSGLDKPSSGSIILDGRDITPLDEDQLAEIRNRKTGFVFQAFHLIPSLNAYENVMFPAELCGDPEAGVKAARLLERVGLHQRRTNFPEQLSGGEKQRVALCRALINTPEIVFADEPTGNLDSKNSDEIVELLLEMQQEWNTTLIMATHSTEIASLAGRVISLHDGKLGK
- a CDS encoding CBS domain-containing protein translates to MMTASGTRIVRARDIMNTTIHYIDGMATVSEAAQMMRKEKTTSLIVQKRGPDDAWGLIVSQDIIRGVLIEGKKADIVNVYEIMAKPLITTPAEMDIRYVARLMNRVGVRRMPVEESGKLVGMITQADLILKSSLFGDVFL
- a CDS encoding c-type cytochrome, encoding MKTKEIAKIASVFFFIGLFSTMAVAGDDADPRKGKYLWKKNCQTCHIEGEEGGKLSPSTKTQQQWNSFFESDHAGQAQERCMKYSENDLHDIQHYMYDHALDSDQPETCS
- a CDS encoding isocitrate dehydrogenase (NADP(+)); protein product: MNKIKVINPVVELDGDEMTRIIWSEIKKKLIFPYLDLPIEYYDLSIQARDETDDQITVDAANAIKKHGVGIKCATITPDEERVEEFGLKQMWRSPNGTIRNILGGTVFREPILIENIPRLVTTWKKTICIGRHAFGDQYKATDIVVRGKGRLTMTFTPEDGGEPEQYDVFQFEGGGVAMSMYNTDESIYGFAHSCFNKAIDKQWPLYLSTKNTILKKYDGRFKDIFEEVYQKHYRERMETLGIGYEHRLIDDMVAAALKWEGGFVWACKNYDGDVQSDTLAQGFGSLGLMTSTLITPDGKTMEAEAAHGTVTRHFREYQKGNPTSTNPIASIFAWSRGLAFRGKLDDNSDLIHFCEALEQVCIETVESGSMTKDLALCIHGAKLKPAHYLNTEQFLNTLADNLQKKLP
- the nrfD gene encoding NrfD/PsrC family molybdoenzyme membrane anchor subunit — its product is MNATIEKTVKEHTSGFAGSRAANVGWFALLGAGVAAGAVAVIYVLSVGHLHAYNLTREVPWGILISTYVFFVVSSTGLCLVSSLGHVFGIKQFEIIGKRAIILAILTLLIGFGTIAMELNHPFRMVVWVVLSPNLSSPIWWMGTLYGIYLVLLCIEFYALMKHRHALASVVGLLGFIAAVTAHSNLGAVFGLLEARPFWHGSFLPIYFILSAMVSGGALLAMIVYFNNSFRGRAVPLNEQRFMQSLGKLQALLLGILIFFVIWKTIPGLYGKPPGKYEATMALLTGPLAVNFWFFEVLIGLAIPFAILLNPKTRTTFGVMFAGLLSTVGIFFMRYDLVVAGQLVPLRVDRAENVSTLLHYVPSLAEVTIVIAAICLCVLLYIMAERKLDLGGGKELPAAVGEIEEAIRN